A part of Populus alba chromosome 8, ASM523922v2, whole genome shotgun sequence genomic DNA contains:
- the LOC118052424 gene encoding protein REBELOTE isoform X2 has product MGKLGKKARKFAKKNLQSVLKRQRKVKSFFKKKASKRDERAQAEDSDGEREEKYSGRNNEVEDFKDISLDSVFAEDDSDMDGDDSDSDGYLSEDTSCSYNGETRIENHLEEYNGGDDLSVQNKEIHLELAKKMKRLNNLKAKDPEFAKFLESNKEHLQTLRDEENYSDEEESDEDGRESTDKMGNLSSSTVNSLCELVKEQNNVPAFVRLLNGYRAACHYGSESPTIVEDSHTFCKILTFMLHEADNIFRKILGISGSNDRKEAILELKNTSKWKTLKPLVKSYLRSTLFLLNEVTDSQILAFALTRLKASIVFFAAFPPLLDRLIKISVHLWATGKGTLSACSLLIIKDVAAVFNSNCFETCMIKAYKAFIDHCKFVEPVLFKHQQFLKSSFIELCSQDLQKAYSKAMVSIQQLAKILQLGLRTKKEAVKKICSWQYANCVDLWVAFISLNIHDYDLQPLLYTIIQIINGVAVLFPGPRYMPLRVKCIQWLNTLSESSGVFIPITSLVLDILEYKIGKEGSKPGKDFSFSSAVKLPKHWLKSRNFQDECVFSAIELLAAQFAQWSYHVSFPDLATIPLIYLRKFHEMTTIESLRRVVKRFIDQVEQNIEFVRKKRDEVTFSPNDQQSVESFLQLEKCGGNAPFTKYYTSVIEKAGSRNLLMNGKISSLEQKKSKGKRQQTPKNAMDVDLAVNAEGNSH; this is encoded by the exons ATGGGGAAACTAGGAAAGAAAGCAAGGAAGTTTGCAAAGAAGAATTTGCAGTCAGTGCTTAAAAGGCAGAGGAAGGTCAAGTCTTTCTTCAAAAAGAAAGCTTCTAAAA GAGATGAGAGAGCTCAAGCTGAAGATTCTGatggagaaagagaagaaaagtataGTGGAAG AAACAATGAAGTTGAAGATTTTAAGGATATTTCCCTTGATTCCGTATTTGCTGAAGATGATAGTGATATGGATGGGGATGATTCAGATAGTGACGGATATTTATCTGAG GATACAAGTTGTTCATATAATGGTGAAACTAGAATTGAGAATCATCTGGAAG AGTACAATGGCGGTGATGATTTATCGGTGCAGAACAAGGAAATTCATTTAGAACtggcaaagaaaatgaaaaggctGAACAACTTGAAAGCCAAG GATCCAGAATTTGCCAAGTTTTTGGAAAGCAACAAGGAACATCTGCAGACATTAAGGGATGAGGAAAAT TATTCAGATGAAGAAGAGTCTGATGAGGATGGCAGGGAGTCCACTGATAAAATGGGGAATTTGAGTAGCTCTACTGTTAATTCTTTGTGTGAACTAGTCAAGGAGCAGAATAATGTCCCTGCTTTTGTAAGGCTCTTAAACGGGTACAGGGCCGCCTGCCACTACGGATCTGAATCacccaccattgttgaagacaGCCACACTTTTTGCAAGATCTTGACATTCATGCTTCACGAGGCTGATAATATATTTCGTAAAATTCTGGGAATATCAGGCTCCAATGATAGGAAAGAGGCCATCTTGGAACTAAAGAATACTTCCAAATGGAAAACTTTGAAGCCATTAGTCAAGTCTTACTTGAGAAGTACCCTGTTTCTCCTAAATGAGGTTACTGACTCTCAGATATTAGCCTTCGCCTTAACCAGACTCAAAGCTTCTATAGTATTTTTTGCTGCCTTTCCTCCTTTACTGGACAGACTTATCAAG ATATCAGTTCATTTATGGGCAACGGGCAAAGGAACTCTATCAGCATGCTCACTTCTCATCATCAAAGATGTAGCTGCTGTGTTTAACTCAAATTGCTTTGAAACCTGCATGATTAAAGCATACAAGGCTTTTATTGACCACTGCAAGTTTGTGGAGCCAGTTCTGTTTAAGCATCAACAATTTCTGAAAAGCTCCTTCATCGAGCTATGCTCTCAAGATCTGCAGAAAGCTTATAGCAAGGCAATGGTTTCTATCCAGCAACTTGCCAAGATATTGCAGCTTGGTTTACGAACTAAGAAG GAAGCAGTAAAGAAGATATGCAGTTGGCAGTATGCTAACTGTGTAGATCTGTGGGTTGCATTTATTTCTTTGAATATACATGATTATGATCTGCAGCCTCTGCTTTATACGATAATTCAGATCATAAATGGAGTAGCTGTCCTGTTTCCAGGACCGAGATACATGCCTTTAAGAGTTAAATGCATCCAATGGTTGAATACCCTCTCTGAATCTAGTGGAGTTTTCATCCCAATTACATCATTAGTGCTGGATATTTTGGAATATAAAATAGGCAAGGAGGGTTCGAAACCTGGAAAGGACTTCAGCTTTTCATCTGCGGTCAAG CTGCCAAAGCATTGGCTAAAATCTCGAAACTTCCAGGACGAGTGTGTTTTTTCAGCCATTGAGCTGTTGGCGGCGCAATTTGCTCAATGGAGTTATCACGTATCATTTCCTGATCTCGCAACTATTCCACTCATCTATTTGAGGAAATTCCATGAGATGACTACTATTGAGAGTTTACGGCGTGTGGTGAAGCGTTTTATTGATCAG GTAGAGCAGAACATTGAGTTTGTCCGAAAGAAGAGAGATGAGGTTACTTTTTCTCCGAATGATCAGCAATCTGTTGAATCATTTCTTCAG CTTGAAAAGTGCGGTGGCAATGCTCCATTTACAAAATATTACACAAGTGTAATTGAAAAGGCTGGTTCCAGAAATCTGCTTATGAATGGAAAAATAAG CTCCCTGGAGCAgaagaaatcaaaaggaaagAGGCAACAAACTCCAAAGAACGCAATGGATGTGGATTTGGCTGTTAATGCTGAAGGAAATTCACATTAA
- the LOC118052426 gene encoding cyclin-L1-1 isoform X2: MIYTAIDNFYLTDDELQNSPSRKDGIDEATETTLRIYGCDLIQESGILLKLPQAVMATGQVLFHRFYCKKSFARFNVKKVAASCVWLASKLEESPRKSRQVIIVFHRMECRRENLPIEFLDLNSKFAELKIELSKTERHILKEMGFVCHVEHPHKFISNYLMTLGTPQELRQEAWNLANDSLRTTLCVRFKSAVVACGVVYAAARRFQVPLPESPPWWKAFDAEKSGIDEVCRVLAHLYSLPKAQYVSVCKDGDFSFSNKSSDSQLLLISKEIPRTTSLPANNDSTEPKAAPSGVNVESGGSKDITKVALDKLKESKKTDDESKPAEGEAREELIPRSKSDHRTEASGDKSKERDRDRERERERDRIKAQDRDRGRDSDRERERDEIERDRDRAKDRGRHRSKDRGRETGHSEKSRHHSSRDRDYHSSSYSSREKDRHRHHSYA; the protein is encoded by the exons ATGATTTACACAGCGATTGATAACTTCTATTTAACTGATGATGAGCTACAAAACTCCCCGTCAAGGAAAGATGGAATCGATGAAGCTACGGAGACAACTCTTAGGATCTATGGCTGTGATCTTATCCAAGAGAGCGGCATTTTACTCAAACT ACCTCAAGCTGTGATGGCTACCGGTCAAGTTTTATTCCACCGATTCTATTGCAAGAAGTCATTTGCCCGTTtcaatgtcaag AAAGTTGCGGCTAGTTGTGTATGGCTTGCATCTAAACTTGAGGAAAGCCCTAGGAAATCGAGGCAAGTCATCATTGTTTTCCACAGAATGGAGTGCAGGAGGGAAAACTTACCCATAGAGTTTTTGGACCTGAATTCAAAG TTTGCAGAGTTGAAGATTGAGTTGAGCAAAACAGAGAGGCATATACTGAAGGAAATGGGTTTTGTTTGTCATGTTGAGCATCCCCACAAATTCATTTCAAACTACCTAATGACCCTTGGAACACCTCAAGAATTAAGACAAGAAGCATGGAACTTAGCTAATGATAG TTTGCGGACAACTCTGTGCGTTCGTTTCAAGAGTGCAGTTGTGGCTTGTGGTGTTGTATATGCTGCAGCTCGTAGATTTCAAGTACCTCTTCCTGAGAGTCCACCATGGTGGAAAGCATTTGATGCAGAGAAATCTGGGATTGATGAAGTTTGTAGAGTTTTGGCTCACCTATATAGCCTTCCTAAGGCACAGTATGTATCAGTCTGCAAGGAtggagatttttctttttcgaaCAAGTCTTCAGATTCCCAATTGCTCCTGATTTCAAAG GAAATTCCACGGACTACTAGCCTGCCAGCTAATAATGATTCAACTGAACCAAAGGCAGCTCCAAGTGGGGTTAATGTTGAATCTGGTGGATCCAAGGACATAACAAAAGTTGCCTTAGACAAGCTGAAGGAATCTAAAAAGACCGATGATGAATCCAAGCCCGCTGAGGGAGAGGCAAGAGAAGAGCTCATTCCAAGATCAAAGTCTGACCACAGAACAGAAGCGAGTGGTGACAAGAGCAAGGAACGGGACAGGGACAgggagagggaaagagagaggGATAGAATAAAGGCCCAGGATCGTGATAGGGGCAGAGATTCTGACCGGGAAAGAGAgcgagatgaaattgaaagagacAGGGATAGGGCTAAGGATCGAGGTCGTCATCGTTCAAAGGATAGAGGAAGAGAGACAG GACACTCGGAGAAATCAAGGCATCACTCCTCACGTG ACCGTGACTACCACAGTTCCTCCTATTCATCAAGAGAGAAGGATCGGCATAGGCACCACTCATATGCTTGA
- the LOC118052424 gene encoding protein REBELOTE isoform X1, translating into MGKLGKKARKFAKKNLQSVLKRQRKVKSFFKKKASKRDERAQAEDSDGEREEKYSGRNNEVEDFKDISLDSVFAEDDSDMDGDDSDSDGYLSEDTSCSYNGETRIENHLEEYNGGDDLSVQNKEIHLELAKKMKRLNNLKAKDPEFAKFLESNKEHLQTLRDEENQYSDEEESDEDGRESTDKMGNLSSSTVNSLCELVKEQNNVPAFVRLLNGYRAACHYGSESPTIVEDSHTFCKILTFMLHEADNIFRKILGISGSNDRKEAILELKNTSKWKTLKPLVKSYLRSTLFLLNEVTDSQILAFALTRLKASIVFFAAFPPLLDRLIKISVHLWATGKGTLSACSLLIIKDVAAVFNSNCFETCMIKAYKAFIDHCKFVEPVLFKHQQFLKSSFIELCSQDLQKAYSKAMVSIQQLAKILQLGLRTKKEAVKKICSWQYANCVDLWVAFISLNIHDYDLQPLLYTIIQIINGVAVLFPGPRYMPLRVKCIQWLNTLSESSGVFIPITSLVLDILEYKIGKEGSKPGKDFSFSSAVKLPKHWLKSRNFQDECVFSAIELLAAQFAQWSYHVSFPDLATIPLIYLRKFHEMTTIESLRRVVKRFIDQVEQNIEFVRKKRDEVTFSPNDQQSVESFLQLEKCGGNAPFTKYYTSVIEKAGSRNLLMNGKISSLEQKKSKGKRQQTPKNAMDVDLAVNAEGNSH; encoded by the exons ATGGGGAAACTAGGAAAGAAAGCAAGGAAGTTTGCAAAGAAGAATTTGCAGTCAGTGCTTAAAAGGCAGAGGAAGGTCAAGTCTTTCTTCAAAAAGAAAGCTTCTAAAA GAGATGAGAGAGCTCAAGCTGAAGATTCTGatggagaaagagaagaaaagtataGTGGAAG AAACAATGAAGTTGAAGATTTTAAGGATATTTCCCTTGATTCCGTATTTGCTGAAGATGATAGTGATATGGATGGGGATGATTCAGATAGTGACGGATATTTATCTGAG GATACAAGTTGTTCATATAATGGTGAAACTAGAATTGAGAATCATCTGGAAG AGTACAATGGCGGTGATGATTTATCGGTGCAGAACAAGGAAATTCATTTAGAACtggcaaagaaaatgaaaaggctGAACAACTTGAAAGCCAAG GATCCAGAATTTGCCAAGTTTTTGGAAAGCAACAAGGAACATCTGCAGACATTAAGGGATGAGGAAAAT CAGTATTCAGATGAAGAAGAGTCTGATGAGGATGGCAGGGAGTCCACTGATAAAATGGGGAATTTGAGTAGCTCTACTGTTAATTCTTTGTGTGAACTAGTCAAGGAGCAGAATAATGTCCCTGCTTTTGTAAGGCTCTTAAACGGGTACAGGGCCGCCTGCCACTACGGATCTGAATCacccaccattgttgaagacaGCCACACTTTTTGCAAGATCTTGACATTCATGCTTCACGAGGCTGATAATATATTTCGTAAAATTCTGGGAATATCAGGCTCCAATGATAGGAAAGAGGCCATCTTGGAACTAAAGAATACTTCCAAATGGAAAACTTTGAAGCCATTAGTCAAGTCTTACTTGAGAAGTACCCTGTTTCTCCTAAATGAGGTTACTGACTCTCAGATATTAGCCTTCGCCTTAACCAGACTCAAAGCTTCTATAGTATTTTTTGCTGCCTTTCCTCCTTTACTGGACAGACTTATCAAG ATATCAGTTCATTTATGGGCAACGGGCAAAGGAACTCTATCAGCATGCTCACTTCTCATCATCAAAGATGTAGCTGCTGTGTTTAACTCAAATTGCTTTGAAACCTGCATGATTAAAGCATACAAGGCTTTTATTGACCACTGCAAGTTTGTGGAGCCAGTTCTGTTTAAGCATCAACAATTTCTGAAAAGCTCCTTCATCGAGCTATGCTCTCAAGATCTGCAGAAAGCTTATAGCAAGGCAATGGTTTCTATCCAGCAACTTGCCAAGATATTGCAGCTTGGTTTACGAACTAAGAAG GAAGCAGTAAAGAAGATATGCAGTTGGCAGTATGCTAACTGTGTAGATCTGTGGGTTGCATTTATTTCTTTGAATATACATGATTATGATCTGCAGCCTCTGCTTTATACGATAATTCAGATCATAAATGGAGTAGCTGTCCTGTTTCCAGGACCGAGATACATGCCTTTAAGAGTTAAATGCATCCAATGGTTGAATACCCTCTCTGAATCTAGTGGAGTTTTCATCCCAATTACATCATTAGTGCTGGATATTTTGGAATATAAAATAGGCAAGGAGGGTTCGAAACCTGGAAAGGACTTCAGCTTTTCATCTGCGGTCAAG CTGCCAAAGCATTGGCTAAAATCTCGAAACTTCCAGGACGAGTGTGTTTTTTCAGCCATTGAGCTGTTGGCGGCGCAATTTGCTCAATGGAGTTATCACGTATCATTTCCTGATCTCGCAACTATTCCACTCATCTATTTGAGGAAATTCCATGAGATGACTACTATTGAGAGTTTACGGCGTGTGGTGAAGCGTTTTATTGATCAG GTAGAGCAGAACATTGAGTTTGTCCGAAAGAAGAGAGATGAGGTTACTTTTTCTCCGAATGATCAGCAATCTGTTGAATCATTTCTTCAG CTTGAAAAGTGCGGTGGCAATGCTCCATTTACAAAATATTACACAAGTGTAATTGAAAAGGCTGGTTCCAGAAATCTGCTTATGAATGGAAAAATAAG CTCCCTGGAGCAgaagaaatcaaaaggaaagAGGCAACAAACTCCAAAGAACGCAATGGATGTGGATTTGGCTGTTAATGCTGAAGGAAATTCACATTAA
- the LOC118052426 gene encoding cyclin-L1-1 isoform X1, translating into MIYTAIDNFYLTDDELQNSPSRKDGIDEATETTLRIYGCDLIQESGILLKLPQAVMATGQVLFHRFYCKKSFARFNVKKVAASCVWLASKLEESPRKSRQVIIVFHRMECRRENLPIEFLDLNSKKFAELKIELSKTERHILKEMGFVCHVEHPHKFISNYLMTLGTPQELRQEAWNLANDSLRTTLCVRFKSAVVACGVVYAAARRFQVPLPESPPWWKAFDAEKSGIDEVCRVLAHLYSLPKAQYVSVCKDGDFSFSNKSSDSQLLLISKEIPRTTSLPANNDSTEPKAAPSGVNVESGGSKDITKVALDKLKESKKTDDESKPAEGEAREELIPRSKSDHRTEASGDKSKERDRDRERERERDRIKAQDRDRGRDSDRERERDEIERDRDRAKDRGRHRSKDRGRETGHSEKSRHHSSRDRDYHSSSYSSREKDRHRHHSYA; encoded by the exons ATGATTTACACAGCGATTGATAACTTCTATTTAACTGATGATGAGCTACAAAACTCCCCGTCAAGGAAAGATGGAATCGATGAAGCTACGGAGACAACTCTTAGGATCTATGGCTGTGATCTTATCCAAGAGAGCGGCATTTTACTCAAACT ACCTCAAGCTGTGATGGCTACCGGTCAAGTTTTATTCCACCGATTCTATTGCAAGAAGTCATTTGCCCGTTtcaatgtcaag AAAGTTGCGGCTAGTTGTGTATGGCTTGCATCTAAACTTGAGGAAAGCCCTAGGAAATCGAGGCAAGTCATCATTGTTTTCCACAGAATGGAGTGCAGGAGGGAAAACTTACCCATAGAGTTTTTGGACCTGAATTCAAAG AAGTTTGCAGAGTTGAAGATTGAGTTGAGCAAAACAGAGAGGCATATACTGAAGGAAATGGGTTTTGTTTGTCATGTTGAGCATCCCCACAAATTCATTTCAAACTACCTAATGACCCTTGGAACACCTCAAGAATTAAGACAAGAAGCATGGAACTTAGCTAATGATAG TTTGCGGACAACTCTGTGCGTTCGTTTCAAGAGTGCAGTTGTGGCTTGTGGTGTTGTATATGCTGCAGCTCGTAGATTTCAAGTACCTCTTCCTGAGAGTCCACCATGGTGGAAAGCATTTGATGCAGAGAAATCTGGGATTGATGAAGTTTGTAGAGTTTTGGCTCACCTATATAGCCTTCCTAAGGCACAGTATGTATCAGTCTGCAAGGAtggagatttttctttttcgaaCAAGTCTTCAGATTCCCAATTGCTCCTGATTTCAAAG GAAATTCCACGGACTACTAGCCTGCCAGCTAATAATGATTCAACTGAACCAAAGGCAGCTCCAAGTGGGGTTAATGTTGAATCTGGTGGATCCAAGGACATAACAAAAGTTGCCTTAGACAAGCTGAAGGAATCTAAAAAGACCGATGATGAATCCAAGCCCGCTGAGGGAGAGGCAAGAGAAGAGCTCATTCCAAGATCAAAGTCTGACCACAGAACAGAAGCGAGTGGTGACAAGAGCAAGGAACGGGACAGGGACAgggagagggaaagagagaggGATAGAATAAAGGCCCAGGATCGTGATAGGGGCAGAGATTCTGACCGGGAAAGAGAgcgagatgaaattgaaagagacAGGGATAGGGCTAAGGATCGAGGTCGTCATCGTTCAAAGGATAGAGGAAGAGAGACAG GACACTCGGAGAAATCAAGGCATCACTCCTCACGTG ACCGTGACTACCACAGTTCCTCCTATTCATCAAGAGAGAAGGATCGGCATAGGCACCACTCATATGCTTGA
- the LOC118052427 gene encoding mitochondrial import inner membrane translocase subunit TIM14-1, whose translation MATPFLAGLAIAAAALAGKYGIQAWQSFKARPPKPRIRKFYDGGFQPKMTRREAALILGIKENAGAEKVKEAHRRVMVANHPDAGGSHYLASKINEAKDVMLGKTKDGGSAF comes from the exons atg GCGACGCCGTTTCTGGCTGGGCTAGcaatagcagcagcagcactgGCAGGGAAGTACGGGATCCAGGCATGGCAATCATTTAAAGCAAGACCACCAAAGCCCAGAATACGCAAATTTTATGATGGAGGGTTTCAGCCTAAAATGACGAGAAGAGAAGCTGCTCTTATTCTTGGcattaa AGAAAATGCTGGAGCGGAGAAGGTGAAGGAAGCACATAGAAGAGTAATGGTAGCAAACCATCCTGATGCTGGTGGTAGCCACTACCTTGCTTCAAAAATCAACGAGGCTAAAGACGTGATGCTTGGAAAGACAAAGGATGGCGGATCTGCATTCTGA
- the LOC118052424 gene encoding protein REBELOTE isoform X3, with amino-acid sequence MRELKLKILMEKEKKSIVEGKESRNNEVEDFKDISLDSVFAEDDSDMDGDDSDSDGYLSEDTSCSYNGETRIENHLEEYNGGDDLSVQNKEIHLELAKKMKRLNNLKAKDPEFAKFLESNKEHLQTLRDEENQYSDEEESDEDGRESTDKMGNLSSSTVNSLCELVKEQNNVPAFVRLLNGYRAACHYGSESPTIVEDSHTFCKILTFMLHEADNIFRKILGISGSNDRKEAILELKNTSKWKTLKPLVKSYLRSTLFLLNEVTDSQILAFALTRLKASIVFFAAFPPLLDRLIKISVHLWATGKGTLSACSLLIIKDVAAVFNSNCFETCMIKAYKAFIDHCKFVEPVLFKHQQFLKSSFIELCSQDLQKAYSKAMVSIQQLAKILQLGLRTKKEAVKKICSWQYANCVDLWVAFISLNIHDYDLQPLLYTIIQIINGVAVLFPGPRYMPLRVKCIQWLNTLSESSGVFIPITSLVLDILEYKIGKEGSKPGKDFSFSSAVKLPKHWLKSRNFQDECVFSAIELLAAQFAQWSYHVSFPDLATIPLIYLRKFHEMTTIESLRRVVKRFIDQVEQNIEFVRKKRDEVTFSPNDQQSVESFLQLEKCGGNAPFTKYYTSVIEKAGSRNLLMNGKISSLEQKKSKGKRQQTPKNAMDVDLAVNAEGNSH; translated from the exons ATGAGAGAGCTCAAGCTGAAGATTCTGatggagaaagagaagaaaagtataGTGGAAGGTAAAGAAAGCAG AAACAATGAAGTTGAAGATTTTAAGGATATTTCCCTTGATTCCGTATTTGCTGAAGATGATAGTGATATGGATGGGGATGATTCAGATAGTGACGGATATTTATCTGAG GATACAAGTTGTTCATATAATGGTGAAACTAGAATTGAGAATCATCTGGAAG AGTACAATGGCGGTGATGATTTATCGGTGCAGAACAAGGAAATTCATTTAGAACtggcaaagaaaatgaaaaggctGAACAACTTGAAAGCCAAG GATCCAGAATTTGCCAAGTTTTTGGAAAGCAACAAGGAACATCTGCAGACATTAAGGGATGAGGAAAAT CAGTATTCAGATGAAGAAGAGTCTGATGAGGATGGCAGGGAGTCCACTGATAAAATGGGGAATTTGAGTAGCTCTACTGTTAATTCTTTGTGTGAACTAGTCAAGGAGCAGAATAATGTCCCTGCTTTTGTAAGGCTCTTAAACGGGTACAGGGCCGCCTGCCACTACGGATCTGAATCacccaccattgttgaagacaGCCACACTTTTTGCAAGATCTTGACATTCATGCTTCACGAGGCTGATAATATATTTCGTAAAATTCTGGGAATATCAGGCTCCAATGATAGGAAAGAGGCCATCTTGGAACTAAAGAATACTTCCAAATGGAAAACTTTGAAGCCATTAGTCAAGTCTTACTTGAGAAGTACCCTGTTTCTCCTAAATGAGGTTACTGACTCTCAGATATTAGCCTTCGCCTTAACCAGACTCAAAGCTTCTATAGTATTTTTTGCTGCCTTTCCTCCTTTACTGGACAGACTTATCAAG ATATCAGTTCATTTATGGGCAACGGGCAAAGGAACTCTATCAGCATGCTCACTTCTCATCATCAAAGATGTAGCTGCTGTGTTTAACTCAAATTGCTTTGAAACCTGCATGATTAAAGCATACAAGGCTTTTATTGACCACTGCAAGTTTGTGGAGCCAGTTCTGTTTAAGCATCAACAATTTCTGAAAAGCTCCTTCATCGAGCTATGCTCTCAAGATCTGCAGAAAGCTTATAGCAAGGCAATGGTTTCTATCCAGCAACTTGCCAAGATATTGCAGCTTGGTTTACGAACTAAGAAG GAAGCAGTAAAGAAGATATGCAGTTGGCAGTATGCTAACTGTGTAGATCTGTGGGTTGCATTTATTTCTTTGAATATACATGATTATGATCTGCAGCCTCTGCTTTATACGATAATTCAGATCATAAATGGAGTAGCTGTCCTGTTTCCAGGACCGAGATACATGCCTTTAAGAGTTAAATGCATCCAATGGTTGAATACCCTCTCTGAATCTAGTGGAGTTTTCATCCCAATTACATCATTAGTGCTGGATATTTTGGAATATAAAATAGGCAAGGAGGGTTCGAAACCTGGAAAGGACTTCAGCTTTTCATCTGCGGTCAAG CTGCCAAAGCATTGGCTAAAATCTCGAAACTTCCAGGACGAGTGTGTTTTTTCAGCCATTGAGCTGTTGGCGGCGCAATTTGCTCAATGGAGTTATCACGTATCATTTCCTGATCTCGCAACTATTCCACTCATCTATTTGAGGAAATTCCATGAGATGACTACTATTGAGAGTTTACGGCGTGTGGTGAAGCGTTTTATTGATCAG GTAGAGCAGAACATTGAGTTTGTCCGAAAGAAGAGAGATGAGGTTACTTTTTCTCCGAATGATCAGCAATCTGTTGAATCATTTCTTCAG CTTGAAAAGTGCGGTGGCAATGCTCCATTTACAAAATATTACACAAGTGTAATTGAAAAGGCTGGTTCCAGAAATCTGCTTATGAATGGAAAAATAAG CTCCCTGGAGCAgaagaaatcaaaaggaaagAGGCAACAAACTCCAAAGAACGCAATGGATGTGGATTTGGCTGTTAATGCTGAAGGAAATTCACATTAA